A stretch of the Drosophila sulfurigaster albostrigata strain 15112-1811.04 chromosome 2L, ASM2355843v2, whole genome shotgun sequence genome encodes the following:
- the LOC133850316 gene encoding nuclear transcription factor Y subunit beta, translating into MLKTLKNKKIYNMSNSEDSQQYLNDILVKDEDEASGDESDRQDGHGSMLREQDRFLPICNIIKIMKVPVPQNGKIAKDARECIQECVSEFISFISSEAIERSVAENRKTVNGDDLLVAFSNLGFDNYVEPLSIYLQKYRESNKSDRNLFLENSYTSEDISDKQ; encoded by the exons atgctTAAAAcgctaaaaaataaaaaaatatacaatatgagCAACAGCGAAGACTCTCAGCAGTATTTAAACGATATACTAGTCAAAGACGAGGACGAGGCGTCGGGTG ATGAATCGGACAGACAGGATGGACATGGCAGCATGTTGCGGGAACAGGACCGATTTCTGCCCATCTGTAACATCATAAAAATCATGAAAGTGCCCGTGCCACAGAACGGTAAGATTGCCAAAGATGCCAGAGAATGCATACAGGAGTGTGTGTCCGAGTTCATATCCTTCATCAGCAGCGAGGCAATCGAGCGTAGCGTGGCTGAGAACCGCAAAACGGTTAACGGGGATGATTTGCTGGTTGCCTTCAGCAACTTGGGGTTCGACAACTATGTGGAGCCACTTTCCATATACTTGCAAAAATACCGCGAG tCAAATAAATCGGATCGCAATTTATTTCTGGAGAACAGCTACACAAGTGAGGACATTTCCGACAAGCAGTAG